A window of Mesoplasma chauliocola contains these coding sequences:
- the gyrA gene encoding DNA gyrase subunit A: MSEKNLEHNHGIIKGIDIAAEVRKDFLEYSMSVIVSRALPDLKDGLKPVHRRIIYAMNDLGITADKPHKKSARIVGEVIGKYHPHGDTAVYDSMVRMAQDFSYRYPLVDGHGNFGSIDGDGAAAMRYTEARLAKVSNFIIKDIDMNTVPFVDNYDASEREPAYLTGYFPNLLANGAMGIAVGMATSIPPHNLREVISAITAFIDNREITIDEILDNHIMGPDFPTGALMTNGIRMREGYKTGRGAVTIRAKVALEENDRHARFIITEIPYQTNKAKLIERIAELVKTKQLEGISDIRDESNYEGIRIVIELRRDSNPDVVLSKLYKFTNLQTTYSLNLLSLHNNIPVLLDLKTIIKHYVDFQINVIIKRSIFEKDKIEKRYHILEALDTALDNIDAIVNILRSSPESNEAKLKLTEKFGFDEEQNKAILDMRLQRLVGLERGKIQQEMAQIKERIDYLTLLISDETEQNNVLKNQLAEIADKFGDNRRTETIDEGLMDIEDEELIPDVKTMILLSEEGYIRRVDPEEFRVQKRGGRGVSVNSANDDPIIISTMGKMRDWVLFFTNSGKVFRTKAYNIRQYSRTARGLPIVNFLNGLTADDKITAILPLRNVKEKMNYLTFITEKGMIKKTDISLFDNINKNGKIAINLKEDDQLVTVFPTTGEDTIFVANKSGKVIRIQENIVRPLSRTASGVKAIKLDENDVVVGAVSSFGIQNITTISSKGSFKKTNIDEYRISGRNGKGIKVMNLNEKTGDFKSIIAARETDLVCIISTDGNLIKTKASDIPVLGRAAAGVRGIRLSEGNKIQAVMLEYRKHGEEEIEFEED; the protein is encoded by the coding sequence ATGAGTGAAAAAAACTTAGAACATAACCACGGTATTATCAAAGGTATTGATATTGCTGCTGAGGTTAGAAAAGACTTTTTAGAATATTCAATGTCTGTTATTGTTAGTCGTGCGCTTCCAGACTTGAAAGACGGTTTAAAACCTGTTCACCGTCGTATTATTTATGCGATGAATGATTTAGGTATTACAGCAGATAAACCACACAAAAAATCAGCACGTATTGTTGGAGAGGTTATTGGTAAGTACCACCCACATGGTGATACAGCTGTTTATGACTCAATGGTAAGAATGGCTCAAGACTTTTCATACCGTTATCCACTAGTTGATGGACATGGGAACTTTGGTTCAATTGATGGTGATGGAGCCGCCGCTATGCGTTATACTGAAGCAAGACTTGCAAAAGTATCAAACTTCATTATTAAAGATATTGATATGAATACTGTTCCTTTTGTTGATAACTATGATGCTAGCGAAAGAGAGCCAGCTTATTTAACAGGTTATTTCCCTAACTTATTAGCTAATGGTGCTATGGGGATTGCTGTTGGGATGGCAACAAGTATTCCACCTCATAACTTAAGAGAAGTAATAAGTGCAATTACAGCATTTATTGATAATAGAGAAATCACAATTGATGAAATTTTAGATAATCATATTATGGGGCCAGATTTCCCAACTGGTGCATTAATGACAAATGGTATCAGAATGCGTGAAGGATATAAGACAGGAAGAGGCGCTGTAACAATTCGTGCTAAAGTAGCTCTTGAAGAAAATGATCGTCATGCAAGATTCATTATTACTGAAATTCCATACCAAACTAATAAAGCAAAATTAATTGAAAGAATTGCTGAGTTAGTTAAAACTAAACAATTAGAAGGTATTTCAGATATTCGTGATGAATCTAACTACGAAGGAATTAGAATTGTTATTGAATTAAGACGTGATTCAAATCCAGATGTTGTTTTATCCAAGTTATATAAATTTACTAATTTACAAACAACATATTCATTAAACTTATTATCATTGCATAATAACATTCCTGTTTTATTAGATTTAAAAACAATTATTAAACATTATGTTGATTTCCAAATTAATGTAATTATTAAACGTTCAATCTTTGAGAAAGATAAAATTGAAAAACGTTACCACATCTTAGAAGCATTGGATACAGCTTTAGACAATATTGACGCAATTGTTAATATTTTAAGAAGTTCTCCTGAGTCAAACGAAGCTAAATTAAAATTAACTGAAAAATTTGGTTTTGATGAAGAACAAAATAAGGCAATCTTAGATATGAGATTACAACGTTTAGTTGGATTAGAGCGTGGAAAAATTCAACAAGAAATGGCTCAAATAAAAGAAAGAATTGATTACTTAACATTATTAATTTCTGATGAAACTGAACAAAACAATGTTTTAAAAAACCAATTAGCTGAAATTGCAGATAAATTCGGAGACAACAGAAGAACAGAAACAATTGATGAAGGATTGATGGATATTGAAGATGAAGAATTAATCCCAGATGTCAAAACAATGATTCTTTTAAGTGAAGAAGGATACATTCGTCGTGTTGATCCTGAAGAATTTAGAGTACAAAAACGTGGTGGTAGAGGAGTTAGTGTAAACTCAGCAAATGATGACCCAATTATTATTTCAACAATGGGGAAAATGCGCGATTGAGTTTTATTCTTTACTAATTCTGGAAAAGTGTTTAGAACAAAAGCATATAACATTAGACAATACTCACGTACAGCTCGTGGATTACCAATTGTTAACTTCTTAAATGGTTTAACAGCTGATGATAAAATTACAGCTATTCTTCCATTAAGAAATGTAAAAGAAAAAATGAATTACTTAACTTTTATTACTGAAAAAGGAATGATTAAAAAAACTGATATTTCATTATTTGATAATATTAATAAAAATGGTAAGATTGCTATTAACTTAAAAGAAGATGATCAATTAGTTACAGTATTCCCAACAACAGGAGAAGATACAATCTTTGTTGCTAATAAATCAGGTAAAGTTATTAGAATTCAAGAAAATATCGTTCGACCACTATCTAGAACAGCATCAGGAGTTAAAGCTATTAAGCTTGATGAAAATGATGTTGTAGTTGGTGCAGTAAGTTCATTTGGAATTCAAAATATTACAACAATTTCTTCAAAAGGAAGTTTTAAGAAAACAAATATTGATGAATATAGAATTTCAGGGCGTAATGGTAAAGGAATTAAAGTTATGAATCTAAATGAAAAAACAGGTGACTTTAAATCAATTATTGCAGCTAGAGAAACTGACTTAGTATGTATTATTTCAACAGATGGAAACTTAATCAAAACTAAAGCATCAGACATTCCTGTTTTAGGAAGAGCAGCCGCGGGAGTTAGAGGAATTCGTCTAAGCGAGGGAAACAAAATTCAAGCAGTAATGTTAGAATATCGCAAACACGGAGAAGAAGAAATAGAATTTGAAGAAGATTAA
- a CDS encoding MupG family TIM beta-alpha barrel fold protein encodes MSYFFPFKHTGLPFVFFEEANKKFLKHNIYISAFVDSSIGNMTPAINQKELPTLEIQRKIPIDAQAKYYFIQIK; translated from the coding sequence TTGTCATATTTTTTTCCATTTAAACACACAGGATTACCCTTTGTTTTTTTTGAAGAAGCTAATAAAAAATTTTTAAAACATAATATTTATATAAGTGCTTTTGTTGATTCTTCTATAGGGAATATGACTCCAGCAATAAATCAAAAAGAGTTACCTACACTTGAAATTCAAAGAAAAATACCAATAGACGCACAAGCAAAATACTATTTTATTCAGATCAAATAA
- a CDS encoding MurR/RpiR family transcriptional regulator: protein MKSAIEKLTSVANEYKDSTYKFIAEIIIKKLINKELNITQKELSELCFVSQSTITKFSKFLGFSGFREFWFLLKKELEDYDSVNKVIFETERTFFNPIFQWLDVNQPFLTLLVKNILSSEEYLIYYSYQLQSSAEFMSNSLNSIGIKTSLINHAYFNGINFMENSNKTVLAMISGPDNESIIADLHNLKNNFKKENFSNVFILVSEKQQEKIPVEFQNIANIDIIKNWPSFVQRNIAVSIFVGQLYSNIVKTTFNKRK, encoded by the coding sequence ATGAAAAGTGCCATTGAAAAATTGACTTCGGTTGCGAATGAATATAAAGATTCAACTTATAAGTTTATTGCCGAAATAATAATAAAAAAATTAATAAATAAAGAACTTAATATAACCCAAAAAGAATTATCTGAATTATGTTTTGTTAGTCAGTCTACAATAACAAAGTTTAGTAAGTTTCTTGGCTTTTCAGGTTTTAGAGAATTTTGATTTTTACTTAAAAAGGAGTTAGAAGATTATGACTCAGTAAATAAGGTAATATTTGAAACTGAAAGAACTTTTTTTAATCCAATTTTCCAATGGTTAGATGTAAATCAACCATTTTTAACCCTTTTAGTGAAGAATATTTTATCAAGTGAAGAATATTTAATATATTACTCTTACCAACTTCAATCATCCGCTGAATTTATGAGCAATTCTCTTAATTCAATAGGTATTAAAACAAGCCTAATAAATCATGCATATTTTAATGGTATTAATTTTATGGAAAATTCAAATAAGACAGTCTTGGCAATGATAAGTGGTCCTGATAACGAAAGTATAATAGCAGACTTGCATAATTTAAAAAATAACTTTAAAAAAGAAAACTTTTCAAACGTATTTATTCTTGTTAGCGAAAAACAACAAGAGAAAATCCCTGTTGAATTTCAAAATATTGCAAATATAGATATTATTAAAAACTGGCCTTCATTTGTTCAAAGAAATATAGCAGTGTCAATTTTCGTAGGGCAACTTTACTCTAATATTGTAAAAACTACTTTCAATAAAAGAAAGTAG
- the rnmV gene encoding ribonuclease M5 codes for MLNEIIIVEGKSDSQKLKQIYGEKLITVETNGLGLDEKKIELIKKLSENNKIIIFTDPDGPGKRIRETLINHINKDVYNAFILKTDVDPKSKKIGIAEASNEAIKKALENLVTYNKNNESISWNEYVSNNFYLKENRIKIAKQFNLNEELSSKTLFKWLNWMNLNVEKVKEIVGA; via the coding sequence ATGTTAAATGAGATAATTATTGTTGAAGGTAAATCAGATTCACAAAAATTGAAGCAAATTTATGGTGAAAAATTAATTACAGTTGAAACAAACGGACTTGGATTAGATGAAAAAAAAATAGAATTAATTAAGAAATTAAGTGAAAATAATAAAATTATAATTTTTACAGATCCAGATGGACCAGGTAAAAGAATAAGAGAAACCTTGATTAATCATATAAATAAAGATGTGTATAACGCTTTTATACTGAAAACAGATGTTGATCCTAAATCTAAAAAAATTGGAATAGCTGAAGCAAGCAATGAAGCGATAAAAAAAGCTTTAGAAAATTTAGTAACATATAATAAAAATAATGAATCAATTTCTTGAAATGAGTATGTTTCAAATAACTTTTATTTAAAAGAGAATAGAATTAAGATAGCAAAGCAATTTAACTTAAATGAAGAGTTAAGTTCAAAAACATTATTTAAATGATTGAATTGAATGAATTTAAATGTAGAAAAAGTTAAAGAAATAGTAGGAGCTTAA
- the rsmA gene encoding 16S rRNA (adenine(1518)-N(6)/adenine(1519)-N(6))-dimethyltransferase RsmA, with amino-acid sequence MKVEAKKKFGQNFISDQNLITKIISILGEDKDQLIIEIGPGTGALTKQLVEKYNKVVAIEIDTDMEPILKSAIPNKNFELFLSDVLLVDFTKLIKEHKQHENQKVSIISNMPYYITSEILFRTLNVSENLNKAVFMMQKEVAVRVCSYKGENNYNNLSVACEFFADKKYEFTVPKHMFYPVPKVDSAIISLTFTNKHTKEIENKEDFLAFLRKIFNNRRKTILNNLSNVTNDKMKANLILDKVKIDKTLRPEVVGLEDFIKIFKKL; translated from the coding sequence ATGAAAGTTGAAGCAAAGAAAAAATTTGGACAAAATTTTATAAGTGATCAAAATTTAATAACAAAAATAATTTCTATTTTAGGTGAAGATAAAGATCAACTAATTATTGAAATTGGTCCAGGAACAGGTGCATTAACAAAACAACTTGTTGAAAAATACAATAAGGTAGTAGCAATTGAAATTGATACTGATATGGAACCAATTTTAAAATCAGCTATTCCGAATAAAAATTTTGAATTATTTTTATCAGATGTTTTATTAGTTGACTTTACTAAACTAATAAAAGAACACAAACAACATGAGAATCAAAAGGTTTCAATTATTTCTAATATGCCTTATTACATAACAAGTGAAATTTTATTTAGAACTTTAAATGTAAGTGAAAATCTAAATAAAGCTGTATTCATGATGCAAAAAGAAGTAGCAGTTAGAGTTTGTTCTTATAAAGGTGAAAATAATTATAATAATTTATCTGTAGCTTGTGAGTTTTTTGCAGATAAAAAATATGAGTTTACAGTTCCAAAACATATGTTTTACCCAGTTCCAAAAGTTGATTCAGCAATTATTTCTTTAACTTTTACTAATAAACACACTAAAGAAATTGAAAATAAAGAAGATTTTTTAGCTTTCTTAAGAAAAATTTTTAATAATAGAAGAAAAACAATTTTGAATAATCTGTCAAATGTAACTAATGATAAAATGAAAGCAAATTTAATTTTAGATAAAGTTAAAATAGATAAGACATTGAGACCCGAAGTTGTTGGATTAGAAGATTTTATTAAAATATTTAAAAAACTTTAA
- a CDS encoding family 1 glycosylhydrolase, with the protein MKKGCIINSLNEFFKSYRFCISWPRIIKNKIKPVVAIFHFDTPDFIQEVRVAWTNEFTNLFKIYSKILFKNFGSKVKYWLTINKLNMFDLAGKLLE; encoded by the coding sequence TTGAAAAAAGGCTGTATTATTAATAGCTTAAATGAGTTTTTTAAGTCTTATAGATTTTGCATTTCTTGGCCGAGAATTATAAAAAATAAAATTAAGCCAGTCGTTGCAATATTTCACTTTGACACTCCAGACTTTATTCAAGAGGTTAGAGTTGCATGGACAAATGAATTTACAAATTTATTTAAAATATATTCTAAAATTTTGTTTAAAAATTTTGGATCAAAAGTTAAGTATTGATTAACAATTAATAAATTAAATATGTTTGATTTGGCAGGCAAGTTATTGGAGTAG
- the gyrB gene encoding DNA topoisomerase (ATP-hydrolyzing) subunit B: MAEQNYGAESIKVLKGLEAVRKRPGMYIGSTSKAGLHHLVWEIMDNSVDEAMAGFANKIILTITKEGEIIVQDNGRGIPVGIQTDSGKSALELVFTQLHAGGKFDSDSYKISGGLHGVGASVVNALSLYVDVEVKREGKIHHQLFSGGGTQQSEIKIIGETSETGTTVRFKPDPEIFLEGTEFDYETIRNKVKQLSYLNKGLVIELNDLRIDKHVEYHFPNGILDYVKEKNETKAKINPSIFYVDDKHEDIEVEVALQYNAEYQENLITFVNNINTHEGGTHEDGLRQSLVRVINRYAEKVATGNKPAAKYSWDDIKEGMVCIVSIRHTDPQYEGQTKTKLANPDAKRAVDAVVGDAFEEFLLKSPEDAKAILDKNANAQKARIAAQRAREETRRKSALDTFSLPGKLADCESKDPEIAELYLVEGDSAGGSAKTGRNRRFQAILPLRGKVLNVERVAEVRAFANNEIKSIVTAIGTGIKEDIDLSKLRYGKIVIMTDADVDGAHIRTLLLTFFYRYMKQLVVDGHVYIAQPPLYKIEAGKKVAYAYSDAELEELKAGDFKDTRFTIQRYKGLGEMDPIQLWETTMDPERRTMLQIKLEDAAIANEVFSDLMGEDPELRRNYIQENAEFVENIDF, translated from the coding sequence ATGGCAGAACAAAATTATGGTGCTGAATCGATTAAAGTTCTTAAGGGTTTAGAGGCTGTTAGAAAACGTCCAGGTATGTATATTGGATCTACATCTAAAGCTGGATTACACCACTTAGTTTGAGAAATTATGGATAACTCTGTTGATGAAGCAATGGCAGGGTTTGCAAACAAAATTATTTTAACTATCACTAAAGAAGGAGAAATCATCGTTCAAGATAATGGGCGTGGTATTCCTGTAGGAATTCAAACTGACTCAGGTAAATCAGCTTTAGAATTAGTTTTTACTCAGTTACATGCTGGTGGAAAATTTGACTCGGATTCATATAAAATCTCAGGAGGACTACATGGGGTTGGAGCTTCAGTAGTTAATGCCTTGTCATTATATGTTGATGTTGAGGTTAAGCGTGAAGGAAAAATCCACCATCAGTTATTTAGTGGTGGAGGTACTCAACAAAGCGAAATTAAAATCATTGGTGAAACAAGCGAAACCGGAACAACAGTTAGATTTAAACCAGATCCCGAAATCTTTTTAGAGGGAACTGAATTTGACTATGAAACAATTAGAAATAAAGTAAAACAACTTTCATACTTAAACAAAGGCTTAGTTATTGAATTAAACGATTTAAGAATTGATAAGCATGTTGAATACCACTTTCCAAATGGTATTTTAGATTACGTTAAAGAAAAAAACGAAACAAAAGCAAAAATTAACCCAAGCATTTTCTACGTTGATGATAAACATGAAGATATAGAAGTTGAAGTGGCTTTACAATATAACGCAGAATATCAAGAAAATTTAATTACATTTGTTAACAATATTAATACTCACGAAGGTGGTACTCATGAAGATGGATTAAGACAATCTTTAGTAAGAGTTATTAACCGTTATGCAGAAAAAGTTGCAACTGGTAATAAGCCAGCTGCTAAATATTCTTGAGATGATATTAAAGAAGGTATGGTATGTATAGTTTCAATTAGACATACTGATCCACAATATGAAGGACAAACTAAAACAAAATTAGCCAACCCAGATGCTAAAAGAGCGGTTGATGCTGTTGTTGGTGATGCTTTTGAAGAGTTCTTATTAAAATCTCCAGAAGATGCAAAAGCAATTTTGGATAAAAATGCAAATGCACAAAAAGCGAGAATTGCTGCGCAAAGAGCAAGAGAAGAAACTAGAAGAAAATCAGCTTTAGATACATTTTCTTTACCTGGTAAATTAGCAGACTGTGAAAGTAAAGATCCAGAAATTGCTGAATTATATTTAGTCGAGGGGGATTCAGCTGGAGGTTCTGCTAAAACAGGCCGTAACCGTAGATTCCAAGCAATTTTACCTTTAAGAGGAAAAGTTTTAAATGTAGAACGTGTTGCTGAAGTTAGAGCGTTTGCTAATAATGAAATTAAATCAATTGTTACAGCTATTGGTACTGGTATTAAAGAAGATATTGATTTATCAAAATTAAGATATGGAAAAATTGTTATTATGACTGATGCTGATGTCGATGGTGCTCACATTCGTACATTATTATTAACCTTCTTCTATAGATACATGAAACAATTGGTTGTTGATGGACATGTTTATATTGCACAACCACCACTTTATAAAATTGAAGCAGGTAAAAAAGTTGCTTATGCTTATAGTGATGCTGAACTTGAAGAACTAAAAGCAGGTGACTTTAAAGACACAAGATTTACGATTCAACGTTACAAAGGACTTGGAGAAATGGATCCAATTCAGTTATGAGAAACAACAATGGATCCAGAAAGACGTACAATGTTACAAATTAAATTAGAAGATGCTGCAATTGCTAATGAAGTATTCTCTGACCTAATGGGAGAAGACCCTGAATTAAGAAGAAACTATATTCAAGAAAATGCAGAGTTTGTAGAAAACATAGATTTCTAG
- a CDS encoding MupG family TIM beta-alpha barrel fold protein encodes MYPEQSPFEKDKEYLDLAKILRYKVVFTSLLYFVNHSDQECKQNKVLKAIKYAYDIGFIQFQKLKKSI; translated from the coding sequence ATTTATCCAGAACAGTCTCCATTTGAAAAAGATAAGGAATATTTAGATTTGGCAAAAATTTTGAGATATAAGGTTGTTTTTACTTCGTTATTATATTTTGTTAATCACTCTGACCAAGAATGTAAACAAAATAAAGTATTAAAGGCAATCAAATATGCTTATGATATAGGTTTTATACAATTTCAGAAGTTGAAGAAAAGTATTTAG
- a CDS encoding rod shape-determining protein codes for MSNKKIGIVFGEEFTRIISSEKGKIYDDFSLVCWNVLTTEIVLYGRDVKNTIGRLDDPLKVVNILDKYVIQDLEIFKSYVNVLIEKFKDEFNEADIVIACPNSDNDFIQEFFKTIFNDLAKINSLTFAPRIVLSALGANADINDEYGVLILDIHQAYAKVALIVEGEIIKEKETIYAEKYLDEALNQFIKEEYSISVDSDMIEKIKWSLGTIIKLRDELELSIVGKDIITNERRSVVCVSEEFKKIFIKSFTNYKSLIISVLENSSALVRSGVVKNGIYVTGELSGISGVKDFFEDFFNFPVTISKKRGYSDIEGSIKFLNFKK; via the coding sequence ATGAGCAACAAAAAAATTGGTATTGTTTTTGGTGAAGAATTTACAAGAATAATTTCATCAGAAAAAGGAAAAATATATGACGACTTTAGTTTAGTTTGTTGAAATGTTTTAACAACTGAAATTGTTTTATATGGTCGTGATGTTAAAAATACTATAGGAAGACTTGATGACCCTTTAAAAGTTGTAAATATTCTTGATAAATATGTTATTCAAGATTTAGAAATTTTTAAAAGTTACGTTAATGTTCTTATTGAAAAGTTCAAAGATGAATTTAATGAGGCTGATATTGTTATTGCCTGTCCTAACTCTGACAATGATTTTATTCAAGAATTCTTTAAAACAATATTTAATGATTTAGCAAAAATTAATTCTTTAACTTTTGCTCCTAGAATTGTTCTTTCAGCTCTTGGTGCAAATGCAGACATTAATGATGAGTATGGTGTTTTAATTTTAGATATTCATCAAGCATATGCAAAAGTAGCTTTAATTGTTGAAGGTGAAATAATTAAAGAAAAAGAAACAATCTATGCAGAAAAATATTTAGATGAAGCATTAAATCAATTTATTAAAGAAGAATATTCAATTTCAGTTGATAGTGATATGATTGAAAAAATTAAATGATCATTGGGAACTATTATTAAATTGAGAGATGAATTAGAATTAAGTATTGTTGGTAAAGATATAATCACCAATGAAAGAAGAAGTGTTGTTTGTGTTAGTGAAGAATTTAAAAAAATATTTATTAAATCATTCACAAACTACAAATCATTAATTATTTCAGTACTAGAAAATTCTTCAGCACTTGTTAGAAGTGGTGTTGTTAAAAATGGAATATACGTGACTGGTGAATTATCAGGAATAAGTGGCGTTAAAGATTTTTTTGAAGATTTCTTTAATTTCCCAGTAACAATATCAAAAAAACGTGGTTATTCAGATATTGAAGGTTCAATTAAATTTTTAAATTTTAAAAAATAA
- a CDS encoding alpha/beta fold hydrolase — translation MKKEILQTFDKKQIQIYIWDQVNETKGIIQLVHGSCEHALRYNDFANRMNKKGWIVVGNDHRGHGQTAKLNNQTLGFFSSKNGWNKIVNDLDVVNEFIKTNYKNLPIVMLGHSMGSFMARTYMIDYLNKIDGYIISGTAWYPKFLLQISLLIAKFRQSLRKNNKEDRFIWKLSYKKLNKRFENKNSTGVEWLSNDDENNDNFIKDPLTGQIFTSAAFKDMFSGLIYNQKKSNLKRINKEKPIFLISGLDDSVGSYGKSVKKTNKMFEQQKLNVKMKLYEKQRHEILFDINKEKVEEDILKFLSSIK, via the coding sequence ATGAAAAAAGAAATTTTGCAAACTTTTGATAAAAAACAAATACAAATTTATATATGAGATCAAGTCAATGAAACAAAGGGGATTATTCAATTAGTTCATGGAAGTTGTGAACATGCTTTAAGATACAATGATTTTGCAAATAGAATGAATAAAAAAGGTTGAATTGTTGTTGGTAATGATCATAGAGGACATGGTCAAACAGCAAAATTAAATAATCAAACGTTAGGTTTTTTTTCTTCAAAAAATGGTTGAAATAAAATTGTTAATGACTTAGACGTAGTTAACGAATTTATTAAAACTAATTACAAGAATTTACCAATAGTTATGTTGGGTCATTCAATGGGGAGTTTTATGGCTAGAACCTACATGATAGATTATTTGAATAAAATAGATGGGTATATAATTAGTGGAACAGCATGATATCCTAAGTTTTTATTACAAATTTCTTTATTGATAGCTAAGTTTAGACAAAGTTTGAGAAAGAATAATAAAGAAGATAGATTTATTTGAAAGTTGAGTTATAAAAAATTAAATAAAAGATTTGAGAATAAAAACTCAACGGGTGTTGAATGACTATCAAATGATGATGAAAATAATGATAACTTTATAAAAGATCCATTAACAGGTCAAATTTTTACATCAGCTGCATTTAAAGATATGTTTTCAGGACTTATATATAATCAAAAGAAATCAAATTTAAAAAGAATAAACAAAGAAAAACCAATATTTTTGATTTCAGGTTTAGACGATTCAGTTGGTAGTTATGGAAAAAGTGTTAAGAAAACAAATAAAATGTTTGAGCAACAAAAACTTAATGTAAAAATGAAACTTTATGAAAAACAAAGACATGAAATTTTGTTTGATATTAATAAAGAAAAAGTTGAAGAAGATATATTGAAGTTTTTATCATCAATAAAATAA
- a CDS encoding family 1 glycosylhydrolase, translated as MPLEIEDEVKIIGYMARSLIDLVSTHEGITKRYGFVYVNRK; from the coding sequence ATGCCCTTAGAAATTGAAGATGAAGTTAAAATAATTGGTTATATGGCACGAAGTTTGATTGACTTAGTTTCAACACATGAGGGTATAACAAAAAGATATGGATTTGTTTATGTAAATAGAAAATAA